The DNA region tgagtttttgggctagtatccacttagcagtgaacatataccatgtatgttttttgtgactgggttgcttcactcaggatgattctgaacatctatgttctAAATCTAAGGGTACccatattcatgaaagaaactttactaaagctcaaagcatatacatatacatatacatatacatatacatatacatatacatatacatatacatatacatatacatatacatatacatatacatatacatatacatatacatatacatatacatatacatatacatatacatatacatatacatatatacatatacacaataatagtgggagatttcaacatcccactgtcatcaatggacagaccatggaaacagaaactaaacagagacacagtgaaactaacagaagtcatgaacctaaaacaaaagaatataccttcttctcagcacctcatggtacctactcaaaaattgaccatataatcggtcacaaaacaggcctcaacagattcaagaagtttgaaataatcccatgcatttgaTTAACTGCAGTTTTCTAAGCAGGCAGAAAACTAGAGACCTACATATAGTTCCttttcattctttgagaatttcatacatgaatgcagcatattttaattatatcCACCCTTCACTACCTCCAACAAATCCCCTTAGACCCTCTATTTCAACTATGTACCCTACCAACTTTTTATAACCCACTGAATGTATTCAATGCTGTCCATATGTACATGGATGTAATGCCACCCACTGGCACATGGGCAACCTACCAGTGGGCACTGCTCTAAACACACTGATTTCTCTGCCTAGAAATGCTCACTCACCACAGCTTCACTGAATGGGAGTAAGTCCTTCTCCCACCAATGCTGGAAATTCTgtaaagaatttctttttaataagggatgctttaatatatggaaaaccatcaacataatccactatatacaaAGTATTTTTagtaaatactattttaaaacattaaagaaacTAAGACATTCAAATTCTATCCCTTCGAAGACAGTAATAACATGGGTGAAAACCTCAGAAGGCATCCATCTACCTTCTGGAGCAAATATCGggtacaaataaacagaaaaaaaatctaagtttgGGCTTTCAAAGAGCAGTTTCCCTTGTCATAGAGTTGTAGACAGAACCTTCTGGGGACTTACACATTTAAGAGGTTTAAAAAATGTAAGGGTaaattaggttttcttttttcttatttttattgcaaTTGATGTTATTTGGAGTATTGGTTTTATTTccatagaaaataaataatcacTTGGTAAGTCTTCAAAGTGCTTAGTATCGGATAATGCTTTGCTACATTTGGCCTTGCTAAAACTCCCCAGTAGAAATGAGACCACCCTCATACCTGTATTTTCTGCTCCGGAACTTAACTTCTCTGATTACACTAAAACTTTCAACAATTTCTCCATCTGTGAAGACAAAGATCTGTACAAAGCAAAAAACAGAACACTCATCAAGTGACTATCAGGTTCATTTTAAGAGAATAGAATTTAACCCTTGAAACAATTCAACAGATTATCCTCAAATTCTCTGGTGCCTCtttaaacaagtagaagatcACTATTCTCCAGTGTTCTGCTATAGCTAGAATGACCACGGGGTCAGCACAAAATCATTGGGCATTTCAGACGTTAACACATTAGTTTTTACTTCAGTTAAGAAGAAAAAtgcctgttatttttatttctctctcctaTACACCAGAAGCCTGAAGTACATACAGTGTTTCTAGAGTCTTTCAGTGACATGCAAGGACATACATTCTTAAGGAGAATTTTCATTCTCTCTGCCCTTCAGTTAGCTTTGGTCCAATTCTCACCTGTAAGGGATGCCCTGGGATTGGGGGTTTCCTCACAATTTTCCGTAGTGGTGTTAAAAGTTCAGTCCCTCCTAGATCAGCGAGCAAAAGCTTTACTTTTGCCACTGCCATCTCCATGGTTTCCTGAGAATACTTCACACTGATTCTGAGAAAGGCAAGCACATGTGGTTACATGATAGTACCATCGAACCCTGATCAAATAGCAATTCTACCTGAATTTCCCCCATGCTCAGGTCAGCTCTTCACCTACTCTTTCACCATTCATTTTCTCCCTTTAAAATGTATAGTTTATGTGATTTTACaacattgtttgtgtgtgtgtgcatgcgtgcgtgagAGCACACCAGTGAAAGATTGGAAGACAGTTTGTgggaactgatttttttttccttctaccatgtgagctCTGGTTACTCAAACTTGGCTTGTCAAGCTGAGCAGTAAGGATTCCTACCTAGCTAGCTATGTTGTATGCAAGCCCTCTTATAACTTCTTGGCCCCCTTTTCTGGAAACTTACGGAAAGAACTCCTCATGGGTGGCTCCAAATCCATAGATGTTGAAATAGCAGCCCATGGGCAAACTCTTCAGTAGCAGAATCAGTGTTTCCTGGAGGTGAGAAAATGTGGTCAGCAAAGTgactgtgtatgcacatgcacacatgtatggtTCAAGTGTGTGATATGGGCTGTCCATACTACCTTACTCCATCTCGTACTCTAAGGAAACACCAAGAACTCAGACAAGGGGCATACAACCATCACAAACAGAGTGCAACTGAACCACTCCCTAACCCCAGATCCATCTTCAATGAGTTCTTTTTACCTTGGCAGCATCTATTCTCAGCTGAGACTTGTTCTTGGAACTCATGGGGTTATTCATGCTTTTTGAACAGTCCATAAGGAACACAAATTCTCCACATTTTGTTGTGGTCTCCACTTCTGGGATATCTGGGTAGAAACTCACCATTGCAGAAGGTGCTCCCATTAAACTATCTATATAGAAAGGATTAAGATGTTGTAAGACAAAAAGAAACCCAAGAATCCTAAAGTCCCTAAGAACACTTTGATGATATAGGTTTAAAATCTCACCTATCTCCATAGCTAAAGAAGCAAAATCACAAGTTAAAAGTACTCTGGCAGACAGAatgagtccaaggccaacctgagtAATTTAATGAAGtcctttctcaagaaaggaaatATAGCCTACTAAATAGTGTGCCAGGACCACGGGTCAATTGAAGCATTTGCCTAACATTTGAAAGACTCTAGATCCACTCGAaagactctccctctccctctccctctccctctccctctccctccccctcccactccctaaTCTCCCAAAATCAATTGTGAACAGAACAGTGAGATGGAAAAACACAAGCTCAAatcccattttgttttgtttcatttcgttttgttttgttttatatgtgtgtggtttggtttggtttctttctttgtgtcctttctttttctttttctcttttttaatattttaaacagtTTGCTTGCAAAGGGTGGGAGGTGAGCTATGAACATTCAAAAGACACAGTTGAAGGAATATGAAGATGAAGAAAGGGGATTAGCATATAAAAGTAACAGTGATACTGGTGCCATTGCCAATGAATGTTCTTTTCCTGGAAGCTCAGAAAAAGATGTCAGACACCCAGGGTTAGCATTTGCCAGCATTTGCCAAAAGCAGTCCATGAATTTAAGCTTcttcaacaaataaaaataatgagaattaattttgcttgtttttaagcTGTTAATTCCAGGGACCAAGAGATAGCTTAACAGGTAAAGCTGCTGTATTTGGACATGTTTGAACTCTTGAGAGGGGAAAATGTCATAGAACTATTTTAAATTGTATCTTTTCAAAATTGGTTATGGCTCAAGTTTATACCATTTGCATTTTCCAGTTATTTATTCATGTTCTTCCAATTATTTATTAATGGAATTAAACATACTGATTATTAAAAAATGTTTGGTTAGAGAAGTGTGAGGACTTTCAAGTATTTCAGATTGTTGATATCTTCCTTATGACTTACCAGACAATCAAAGTGTCAATATTTGAGAGTAGTTTTAAGACAAGGTGAGCTCCTAGGGGGTAACTTCCAAGTGAGGAAGAAAATACCTGATGGCTTTTCAGGCATTCCCATCTCCACAGCTACACTGGGGCTGTGCACCTTTCTATAGAAAATAAGGAGTTCCACATCTCGGTCAAACTTGTGTCCGTCAGCCAAGGAAACCTGAGGAAGGAACCAACAGAGAAGCTGTGTTGGAACTTCCACTGACTGCTTCAAGAGTTTTAAACCAGATCTAGGACTACAGGTGTCCATGAGCAGCATGAAAAGAGTTATTATACAAAGAGTAGGTAAGAAAGTCAATAGCTCAGAATTGAGTCATTAGCTAAAGCACAAAGAACTGGTAACTTTTGCATTGTTTACCTGAGCTGAGGTCTTGTTATCTCCAGTGTACTCAATGGGATTCAAGGGACAGTTGGATTGGATTGTACTGATACCAAGCTTGGAGCTGATGTTGGCAACCATGCTGAGTGTGTAGGGCAATTCTTCCAAGGGAACTATCGGGGTCTTCATATCCAGGCAACTGTCCACACATTGATCTACAGAAAGAACCCCAGTTCTGTGTTTCTTGCCAGCACATCTAGTACTCCAAAAATGCATTGTGTTTTCCCAACTTATTCCACCAAAGATAAGTATCCAAAAGGGAGAGAAACTCACCAGAGAGATGGTATCTAGGATTCAGGATGGCTGGGAGCACATAGCGCAGGGCCCCATCATCTTCCAAGGGAAGTTCTTGCACATATCTCAGTGTCAGTGACACTTTTGACCCTGGCTGCAGGTTCCCCACATTACAACAGAAGACATCCCTGGAACACTTGTCTTCTTCCAATAAGTAAGGCTGAAATCCCCCAGAGAAAGCCTCTTCATACCTTTTGTGGGGCTACAGGAAAAAACatgaggggtgaggaaagaacaTGACACGAATGAACCATCAACAGACACCCAGCGTGCACATAAAACCGACACCGTTTCCAAGAGACTGGTCACTGGAAGGGCTACACTCTGGATGACAAATTATCTGCATCCCAAATAACTTTAGGCAAATAGATTAAAAGTAAATGAAGGAAAAGACATTggtactcatttttttttatttactgcaTTTGATAAAAGTCTAAGGAGTAAGTCCAATGTAAACAAGAAGGGAAAGGGATAAACTCATTCCTCAGACCTGATACTTGTCCTCCAACTCTGCCACAATTTTCTTTCCATCCACACAGGCCTCAAAGCTGTAGACAGCAGAATCTTCATCCATGGGGAACACAAAGAAGGTCTCTAAGGGGGTTTTCTCTTCATTCTTATAGTTTAGGGTTGCAGACACACCAGCCACAAAATCATTGATGGACAGAGTCACGGCAATGCTCTTCGGCACCACTAGGGAAAGAGCAGGGTTCTGTAGTCTAACAAAACGTGCTAGCGTCATACCCACAGAACTTCCTAGGTTCTGAAGAGTCCAGCACTAAGGGTTTTGGCTCTTGCTTACCTGGCTCTCTTACTTTAGTGAGTAAGCCACTCGAACTCACCATGTTGACACTGTGGTTCTGTGGAAAGATACATCATTTTCTACATTACATGGCTAGAGTCAAGCACTGAAATATCACCACCTTCCATATCTCCCTGGCAGAATACATGCAGGCATGCAGAGTGAGTTTTAGAGCTGGAAAGAAGAATGTGGTCTGAAGGAGACAGAAATGTCAAAGTTCCGGTTTCTATTAAATGGCAAACCAGGTGGGAAGATATGAGAATCCTGAGGTATCTACAAACAGGAAATCTCAAGAGGCTGCTTTACACAATTAATTCCACTTTCTCTAAATTGGGAATAACATACTGCATCTCATACCTACTGAACAGGTACCCTAAGTATAGCCAATCTGAATATTAGAATCTGTTAAAGATGAGAAACATAACACCATCATAAAAATGTACCAATCCTATGGACAAGCTTTCTAGACTAGGGGCAGATCCTTAAAAAGCCTTCCTCAATGATGTTAGCAGTGTTCCTGTTGTCATGGTTACTACTGTCTAATAAACGCCAGCCACTTATTATTTCATTCACACTACTCAGAGATCTGTGTGAGCAGCTGTGTGATCCAAGGGTTGTCTGCCTGCTGACTCCTTGTTTGTGAGTTGCTCTAGAGGGCAGAACGCAAATAACAGTGCCAGTAATTCATCCATGCTTTTCTAATTTACACATGTATATGATAAATGCAACATAACCTCAATTTAGAAGTAAGATAGCCTAAATTTGTTTCTATACTATTATAATCATTTTTAAAGCTAGAACATgttatagttttaaaaaagaatggaagGAGTTCATGCTTTATGATTGCCATGACTGTCCTATCACAGGCTCTGTATGTTGTTTGAATCTCCCATGTGTGGTAGCTCTGCAGGTTTGAAGGGCCCTGAAACCCATTAGGAATGATGAACGCTTCCCTTTCAGCTGACTTTGGACTCCACTTCCTGGCAACCTTAGGAAGGGAAACATGAGCTTGGCCTGACTTCAGAATTGAAAATACCATATGAAAATGTGGAGGTATAAGGCCTTGGGTGGGAGCGGGGGCATTAAAGGGAACGCACTTGTTCCaggttaaaaagaataaaatttgagTTCTACCTAAGGCCCTGGTTAGAGCCACGCACTCTATACTATTGTCCTTCCCTCTCCaaaaggctgccagcagaagagAAAGAACTACCTAGCTTCTTAATGATAATTAATTCACCCTGGTGCCCATTAGCCCTCCCACAATTTGGAGTTCACAGAGCTTTTTACACAGGACTGGCTTATGGTAGCAGGAGAGACAACTAGATGTTTCTCTATAGATCTACCTCTCCTTTCGACAGCCACATAAATGCCTAAATTAAGGGCAGGGATAGCCTCTCTTCGTCTGGCGGAACTAACTTGTTTTATTTCTCCAACTCTACTATAACCATTCTTGAACTTCCTTCTATGTCAGCTTCATAATGTTTTTAttacgacacacacacacacacacacacacacacacacacacacacacacacacacgaaagtgAACACCATTTTCCCAGTAACACCTATGATGGGTGTAAAATGTTCCATGAGCACTCTGTACTTGATCATCGCCTAGCTTTCCTTTCCCTGTTGTGACAAAATGGGACCTGAGCTGCAGTGGCAGGTACCAATAAAGGTACATTTCATTGGAGCTGAAGTGTCACTGCCTGGAGCACACAGAATGCTTATGACAACTGATAGTCTGATGCAGATGAACTGGCTGGCGGGGCAGTTGATTTAAATACCTCCACCTTCCTTGGGACAGACAAACCATACCAATAGGGCTCTTGTCTTTCTCTGTGGGGCAGCCCTACCTTGAGGGTTCCAAAGCACTGCACAGGGATAGGCCTGGGCTAATCATCCTCATCTAAATATCAATTTCAAATACATTCTAAGTTGTGATGTATTGTAGTGATACAGCATTTGCTTAGCACTcgtgagtgcacacacatacacacccacatacacacacaaaccacacacaaacacacacacatatacacccacatacacacacacatacacacccacatacacacccacacacacccacacaaacacacccacatacacacctacatacacaaacacacacacacacatacacacccacatacacacccacacccacacccacacacacatacacacacacaaacatacacccacaaacacacacatacacacccacatacaaacacacacacaaacacacacacacacacacacacacacacacactgggggggggggtccggGGAGCGCAATCTTCATGCTGATCACACACCCACTCTCACAAATCACCTGCAGCTATGATTCTGGCTCAACTCTCCATGTTGTTCTTCAACAACTGCGGAATAAATCCTGGCTGTTAAAATGTTTTACCACTTGACAGCAAAGCAAGAATTGCAACAGATGAGAATTTATGAAAACACAGAGCAACCAGGAAAACATgcaaggaaggggtggggggcgTCCTTTAAATGAGACAAAATGCCGCAGGAAAGGCCTGCggccagaggaaaaaaaatgtctaatcatagcaacaggaagctTAGAGCGGGAGACTCACCCTGAGCACCAACAGCTGAAAAGATACACGCTGTCTGGCAGCCGAGAGCTCAGGCTGGCAGTGGCCACTGCAGGAGGctgagaggagagaggcagacCACAGTCACTtgtaatgaaaaaacaaaacaaatatcctTTATTTCCTGAATCTAACCTCAGAGTAAATTTCCCTCGCGGAGggatttccctctccctttccaccCTTTCTCATATAAACAGTAAATTGTGGCACGGCTTCGTTCTGCCTCTCAGGAAAAAAACTAAGACAAGTGCCTCTCTTTAAGGTAGAGAGGTCCCCCCAGGTGGGACCAAGGTCCAAGTCCAGAacctgttgttgttgctggtggtGGACGTGGAAGGGCTTCTATGCTGGGCGGGATGCGCTCTGGCGTGGACCCTCTGGGCAGAGCAACTGCAGAGAAGAGGGCGGGAGTGTGAAGAAACAGCTGGCCACTCCCCTGCCTTTGGCTGATGGGAACTAGAAGCTAACCGCGGAGGAAACTCGGAAAGGGGAGGATAGCTTGTAAATCAAAAAGAGGGTAATTTCAACTTTCGATTGTCTGCCCTTGGTTTTCAGTACCTCGAGGATTACAAAAACGGCCAGTTTtcctgagtttttgttgttgttgttttgtttttttgttttgttttttgttttgatttttttttaggacTTAATGAGCTCCAAGCAGTTTTCGCGGTCAGAGGCTTAAAACTGCACTTCCGCAGCACAATTTTACATAAAACTGATAACTTTATTGAAAGTAAAGGGACTTTGGAGGTGGAAGAAGGGGCGTGGGGCGGTTTAAGGATGCAGAAAAAGAAGgtttaagacagacagacagacagacagctgagAGCAAGAGGGGATTGCTTGAGGATGTCAGATGATTAAATGACTCTTGCATCCTGATAAACTTTCCATGGCACAGAAATCATCCACAAGTACCCGCTCCCCACACTTGGAGTTTGCAGTTTAAGCAAGCCCCAAAAGTGGGTGGACCTCCTAAGTAAgcggagagggggaggggaaggcaatTTTTAAGTCCCggatgggagtgggggtgtgTTTTCAGGGATGGGAGTGGGATTTGGTCCAAGCGTCTGCAATGCGAGCTCTTACCTTCTGCAGAAATCCTGGTGCTGTGATTCAAGAAAAGTGAAAACAGCTGCAGATCAATTTTCCTGGAAAACACACCCACCTCTCTTGCTCTGTTGTAACTTAGCAACTCTAAGAGGACAGCATCTGCAGGGAAGAGAAGCCCTGTTGAATTTCAAAGCTTGCTGTTTACCTCTGCCTGTGCTCTGCAGAGCAAGGATCTCTGACCAGGCAAAGCCAAAGACAAGCAAATCGTTGTTcaagtgaaaatttaaaattataacaaCAAAAAGACTCGGTAGGAAAAGGTATGAAAATGAAATGCTTCTGTAACAAATTAAGTTACCAACAGGTTTGTATCAGTGCTTCTAATTTGAAGTGAAGGTTTCTTGACTTCCATCTCCTGGTGATGACCAGTCCAGGAACACACTCTGCCTCAAAACCGGGGGGCCCAGCATATGCAGTGTATAGAAATCACATCTGATGTTGCAGACTGTCTGCTGGAGTATCTAACAGCAAAGTGAACAGAGTTCTCCCTCCGATGTGCTGGAATAAAAGCCTAGGACTCGTCTTACCACATGACACACATGTTGTAAGAAGCAGAATTGGGGAATGTTTTTGgcacaatatatacaaataaatagaaCTTTATAGTTAACCATAAATCCAAACTTggttttaaaacaatgtttagTTTCATTATGTCGTGTTAAAATTTTAATGAGTCCAATTTTCAAGCCTTTAAAGAAAAAGGTCATTTTAAAtgcatacatattatacatacattcatgcatatatGGAAGGCACTGTTGTACGAATTTGCATTTTGTCAATAAGAAGAGATAGGAATTTATTACCCAACAATACTAGCTAGTTTTTATATCAAAATGACAAAAGCTAGAGTCATTTCGGAAAAAGAAACCTTGATTAAGAATATGAACTCGTAATATTGGCTTCTAAACAAGCCGTTGggatatttcttttcctttctttttttttttttcttttctttctgcttctttgttTTGAAAAGAACACAGATTCCCTTTATTGTATTAGACATTTGCATTCCTATTTACCACTTTTTACACTTCCCTCACATATGCtcctgttttcattttatcttctttgtcattgaaactgtttttctcactgtcctttcattttaagttttgctattctcagtggtagagtgcttgcctagcaagcgcaaggccctgggtttggtccccagctccgggaagaAAAAAGTTTTGCTATTacttttctcactctctctttccacATCTCTCCTAGTTCAGAAGTCCCGAACTGTGTTCCTCCAGCCAACACCTACACCTGAGCATTCTCAGCAGTCTGTTCCTCTATTAAAGCCTCAGGTGCAGAAAGCCTTGCCCTCCTTCCAAGTAACTCAGAGAAGCCTCTGGATACTTTCACTCAGGCCACTTCTTACCCAGCTTGTACCATGTCCTTGGTCACTGACCATAGACTTCTCTCTAAGCATCATGGCAGAGGGGTTGTTTTGTGCAGCCACTGGGCCTTAGATCAGCCCATGCTCACCTGGCTTGCTCAGTGCTTTTCTTCTCAGAATGTTGGACCTTTCTGAGGACATTTACGTCTTACTGAATACTATCGCTCAGGTAGTCCTCCGTAATTTCTCAAAACAACGTTTTCCCAATCCTTTAAGAGGGAGTATCTCTTGGATCCAATTCCAGTTACATTTTCACCTTCTGATTTCTGTTATCCCCAGGGAGCCTTTGCTCTCTTTGATCAACTTTTGTGAATGaggctttctattttctttttcaatggtTTTACATTGCAGTATGAGTGTGTTCTCTAGTTTCACTACACGATTTACCGTTTGAATTTACAGATTTTTGGTTGAAC from Rattus norvegicus strain BN/NHsdMcwi chromosome 8, GRCr8, whole genome shotgun sequence includes:
- the Vwa5al1 gene encoding von Willebrand factor A domain-containing protein 5A is translated as MVSSSGLLTKVREPVVPKSIAVTLSINDFVAGVSATLNYKNEEKTPLETFFVFPMDEDSAVYSFEACVDGKKIVAELEDKYQPHKRYEEAFSGGFQPYLLEEDKCSRDVFCCNVGNLQPGSKVSLTLRYVQELPLEDDGALRYVLPAILNPRYHLSDQCVDSCLDMKTPIVPLEELPYTLSMVANISSKLGISTIQSNCPLNPIEYTGDNKTSAQVSLADGHKFDRDVELLIFYRKVHSPSVAVEMGMPEKPSDSLMGAPSAMVSFYPDIPEVETTTKCGEFVFLMDCSKSMNNPMSSKNKSQLRIDAAKETLILLLKSLPMGCYFNIYGFGATHEEFFPISVKYSQETMEMAVAKVKLLLADLGGTELLTPLRKIVRKPPIPGHPLQIFVFTDGEIVESFSVIREVKFRSRKYRCFTFGIGEGASTSLIKSLALLSGGTAEFITGNDRMQSKALRSLRRSLQSVVEDVTLSWNLPPEMFAPVLAPEQTSIFRGQKIIIYSLFIGKIPQEEATGEVCLSYKLHGKSYEEKMTFSLQPKSDDNFTIHRLAAKSMIQSKDFGFKETAAMYRRDVLDISLDSGIISSFTAFVAINKELNEPIQGPLLHRDILRPILMDGRNRRTSDAYSKIVFCPSVVPVNHLPKWLRKKHHPNGTPQEPQKCYRVKCVIPTDTRPELSHLAKYDSSPQGNKEHSIAQLINLQNADGSWDMNEDLVKILGTSLEDMTAARPSEVLEPSAWATMLAVLWLHENGKELKEEWELLERKAVVWLHKNAVEGFTKAMDTANKFLKTSLSPSIFNL